The Psychrilyobacter piezotolerans genome has a segment encoding these proteins:
- a CDS encoding gamma carbonic anhydrase family protein, translating into MIYSLKNKTPKIGKNNYIAPNATLIGDIELGEDVSIWFGAVLRGDMSKITIGNASNIQDNCTVHGDAPYPVTLGEGVTVGHNALIHGCTIGDNCVIGMGAILLNGAVIPKNCLVGAGSVVGANLEIEEGSLVIGNPAIVKKKLSDKYIEYLKYAKDVYINDIDIYTKELEEVK; encoded by the coding sequence ATGATATATTCTTTAAAAAATAAAACACCAAAGATTGGAAAAAATAACTATATAGCTCCTAATGCTACTTTAATAGGAGATATTGAATTAGGTGAAGATGTAAGTATATGGTTTGGAGCTGTACTCCGTGGAGATATGAGTAAGATCACCATTGGAAATGCCTCTAATATCCAGGACAACTGCACAGTCCATGGAGATGCACCTTACCCTGTTACCCTGGGAGAGGGAGTTACAGTGGGACATAATGCACTTATCCACGGATGCACCATTGGAGACAACTGTGTGATCGGTATGGGAGCTATTTTATTAAATGGTGCAGTTATACCTAAGAATTGTCTTGTAGGAGCCGGATCTGTTGTGGGAGCTAACCTGGAGATTGAGGAAGGAAGCCTGGTAATAGGAAATCCTGCCATAGTTAAGAAAAAATTATCAGATAAATATATTGAATATCTAAAGTATGCAAAGGATGTATATATAAATGATATTGATATTTATACAAAAGAGTTAGAAGAAGTAAAGTAG
- the trmD gene encoding tRNA (guanosine(37)-N1)-methyltransferase TrmD, with translation MKINILTLFPAMFAGFKSESIIKRAINSGSLEINIIDIRDYTTDKHNTADDTPFGGGAGMVLKAEPIFRALENTSGKVIYTSPQGVTLHQNLSNELSSEEEITIIAGHYEGIDERVIEEKVDLEISIGDFVLTGGELPAMVIADSIARLLPGVIKKDSYEQDSFYNGLLDHPHYTRPAEFDGLKVPEILLSGHHKNIELWRKKESLKRTYLRRPDLLEGREFTKEEKKLLKEIVDEL, from the coding sequence ATGAAAATAAATATTTTGACTCTTTTTCCTGCTATGTTTGCCGGGTTTAAAAGTGAAAGTATAATAAAAAGAGCTATAAACAGCGGGTCACTGGAGATAAATATAATAGACATAAGAGATTATACTACAGATAAACACAATACTGCCGATGACACTCCATTTGGCGGAGGAGCAGGGATGGTATTAAAGGCTGAGCCTATATTTAGAGCACTGGAAAATACCTCTGGAAAGGTTATCTATACCTCTCCCCAGGGTGTGACCCTCCATCAAAATTTATCCAATGAGCTCAGTTCGGAAGAGGAAATAACCATAATAGCCGGCCATTATGAAGGGATAGATGAAAGGGTTATAGAGGAAAAAGTAGATTTAGAGATTTCCATCGGGGACTTTGTGCTGACTGGAGGAGAGCTGCCAGCCATGGTTATAGCTGATTCCATAGCCAGACTCCTGCCCGGTGTGATAAAAAAAGATTCCTATGAACAGGATTCATTTTACAATGGTCTGTTGGATCATCCCCACTATACCCGTCCGGCAGAATTTGACGGATTGAAAGTCCCGGAAATACTGCTTTCCGGACACCATAAAAATATAGAGTTGTGGAGAAAGAAGGAAAGTCTCAAAAGAACCTATCTGAGAAGGCCTGATCTGTTGGAAGGCCGTGAATTTACAAAGGAAGAAAAAAAGCTGTTAAAAGAGATCGTGGACGAACTTTAG